From the genome of Cytobacillus luteolus, one region includes:
- a CDS encoding HD domain-containing protein, translating into MEAKEIILQTENYVRELLENDHSGHDWWHIVRVRNTAIELAVKEDANQFIVELAALLHDVADDKLVKDEEKGIKQIENLLTYLTVPSKEVNHIIEIIKNMSFKGGNNTPLHTIEGKIVQDADRLDALGAIGIARTFVYAGSRGSLIYDPTIEVRESMTKEEYRNGKSTAINHFYEKLLKLSQLMNTESAKQMAEGRHQFMEEYLDQFYREWNGKK; encoded by the coding sequence ATGGAAGCAAAAGAGATTATATTGCAAACTGAGAACTATGTTAGGGAGTTATTAGAGAATGACCATAGTGGTCATGATTGGTGGCACATTGTTCGCGTAAGAAATACAGCGATAGAACTGGCTGTTAAAGAAGATGCAAATCAATTTATTGTAGAGTTGGCTGCTTTATTACATGATGTAGCGGATGATAAGCTTGTAAAGGATGAAGAAAAAGGAATTAAACAAATTGAGAATTTGCTTACCTATTTAACTGTACCATCTAAAGAAGTTAATCATATTATTGAAATTATAAAAAACATGTCCTTTAAGGGAGGAAACAATACACCACTTCATACGATTGAAGGGAAAATTGTTCAGGATGCTGATAGGCTTGATGCACTGGGTGCTATAGGAATTGCAAGAACCTTTGTTTACGCTGGGTCACGCGGAAGCTTAATCTATGACCCCACTATTGAAGTACGTGAAAGTATGACAAAAGAAGAGTATAGAAATGGAAAGAGTACAGCTATCAACCACTTTTACGAAAAATTATTAAAGCTTTCACAGCTAATGAATACCGAGTCAGCTAAACAGATGGCTGAAGGAAGGCATCAATTTATGGAAGAGTATTTAGATCAATTTTACAGAGAATGGAATGGAAAGAAATGA
- a CDS encoding polysaccharide deacetylase family protein — protein MVETRELGAHSTLFSRDEKTIYLTFDDGPTKYTEGILNILLEKNIQATFFLLKSNIDKYPALVSRIHKDGHSIGCHGVTHDLKQFYATPDSPIDEMNQCFESISSIIDHPSNLIRVPFGSYPYMKQEHRDLLSLNGYLMWDWNVDSEDWSNSSGSFVKKNVIEQVSSLSIKNITPVVLLHDKKVTSDILSIMIDELRKQDYTFSKITEDLKPLQFKNKASH, from the coding sequence GTGGTAGAAACTAGGGAGCTTGGTGCTCACTCTACTCTTTTTTCTCGGGATGAAAAAACGATTTATCTTACCTTTGATGATGGTCCAACTAAATATACTGAAGGTATTCTTAATATATTGTTGGAGAAAAATATCCAAGCTACTTTTTTTCTTCTCAAAAGTAATATCGATAAATACCCTGCCCTGGTGTCGAGAATTCACAAAGATGGACATTCTATAGGTTGTCACGGTGTTACACATGATCTTAAACAGTTCTATGCTACTCCTGACTCACCAATCGATGAAATGAATCAATGCTTTGAAAGTATTTCTAGTATCATTGATCATCCCTCGAATCTAATTCGAGTGCCTTTCGGAAGTTATCCTTATATGAAACAAGAACATCGTGATTTGCTGTCTTTGAATGGTTATTTAATGTGGGACTGGAATGTGGATAGCGAGGACTGGTCCAATTCAAGTGGTTCTTTTGTCAAAAAAAATGTAATAGAGCAGGTTTCTTCATTATCTATAAAGAACATTACACCTGTAGTACTCCTACATGATAAAAAAGTGACCAGCGATATTCTATCCATTATGATAGATGAATTAAGGAAGCAGGACTATACATTTTCTAAAATCACAGAAGACTTAAAACCTTTGCAATTCAAAAATAAGGCCTCCCACTAA
- a CDS encoding conserved virulence factor C family protein yields the protein MKIKSIEPTPSPNTMKVILDQELPAGKSNNYKKENLQDAPTIIQEIMAIEGVKGVYHVADFLALERNAKFDWKDILTEVRKTFGEDVKEVNNKGNEINEGFGEVKVWVQMMQGIPMQVKLNDGTQEARFGLPERFVNAVLAIQNENENVVKDRSWKEQGVRYGSLDEIGSEVIEELSAAYTHERLARLVKASANQDKEILSKKRSAYKVSLEMLDDPEWTKRYAALEQMDPTEEDLPVLEKALKDEKASIRRLATVYLGMIEDESVLPFLYRALKDKSVTVRRTAGDCLSDIGNPASIEPMIEALKDPNKLVRWRAAMFLYEVGDESALPALKEAKDDPEFEVSMQINLAIERIAGGEEAKGSVWKQMTESRKE from the coding sequence ATGAAAATTAAATCGATTGAACCCACTCCGAGTCCAAATACGATGAAAGTTATCTTAGATCAAGAGTTACCTGCAGGCAAAAGCAATAACTATAAAAAAGAAAATCTCCAGGATGCGCCTACCATAATTCAAGAAATTATGGCCATTGAGGGAGTTAAGGGTGTTTATCATGTGGCTGATTTTTTAGCACTTGAGCGAAATGCAAAATTCGATTGGAAGGACATTCTTACTGAAGTACGTAAGACGTTTGGAGAGGATGTTAAAGAGGTAAATAACAAAGGAAATGAGATTAATGAAGGTTTCGGTGAAGTTAAGGTTTGGGTACAGATGATGCAAGGGATACCAATGCAAGTAAAATTAAATGATGGTACCCAAGAAGCAAGATTCGGCTTACCGGAACGTTTTGTTAATGCAGTTCTAGCTATTCAGAATGAAAATGAGAATGTAGTTAAGGATCGATCGTGGAAAGAACAAGGAGTGCGTTATGGCTCTTTGGATGAAATCGGTAGTGAAGTGATCGAAGAGTTATCTGCAGCCTATACTCATGAACGACTAGCAAGGTTGGTAAAAGCTTCAGCTAATCAGGATAAAGAGATACTATCAAAGAAGCGTAGTGCCTATAAAGTATCTCTTGAAATGCTCGATGATCCAGAATGGACAAAGCGTTATGCTGCTTTAGAGCAAATGGATCCAACAGAGGAAGACCTTCCAGTATTAGAGAAAGCACTGAAGGATGAGAAAGCATCCATTAGAAGATTGGCGACCGTCTATCTAGGGATGATTGAGGACGAGTCAGTACTGCCATTTCTGTATAGAGCACTAAAGGACAAGTCCGTTACTGTTAGAAGAACGGCTGGTGATTGTCTATCAGATATAGGAAATCCAGCCTCAATAGAGCCAATGATTGAAGCACTTAAGGATCCAAATAAATTAGTTCGATGGAGAGCAGCCATGTTTCTTTATGAAGTAGGTGACGAATCAGCATTACCAGCTTTAAAAGAAGCGAAGGATGACCCGGAGTTTGAAGTGAGTATGCAAATAAATCTTGCCATTGAACGTATTGCGGGCGGTGAAGAAGCAAAAGGATCTGTGTGGAAACAGATGACAGAAAGTCGAAAAGAATAA
- a CDS encoding AIM24 family protein has protein sequence MSRYSIDEFIKQTKQQDKGEGFFELETPRMLEVNLAGQVWAKMGSMVSYRGQIKFEREGILEHGLGKLFKKALTGEGTSLMKANGNGKLYLADQGKKISILHLNNDSIYVNGNDLLAFETSLDWDIKMMRRVAGMMAGGLFNVKLDGAGMVAITSHYEPLTLLVTPDNPVITDPNATVAWSGSLQPEFVTDITLKTFFGRGSGESIQMKFAGEGFVVVQPFEEVYLAQQQ, from the coding sequence ATGAGTAGATATTCAATTGATGAGTTTATAAAACAAACGAAACAACAGGACAAAGGTGAAGGTTTTTTTGAACTTGAAACACCGAGGATGTTAGAGGTAAACCTTGCGGGGCAGGTCTGGGCTAAAATGGGGTCAATGGTCTCCTACCGTGGCCAAATAAAGTTTGAACGAGAAGGGATCCTTGAACATGGTCTTGGAAAGTTGTTTAAGAAAGCACTAACAGGAGAAGGAACTTCACTGATGAAAGCGAATGGTAACGGAAAACTATACTTAGCTGATCAAGGGAAGAAAATCTCAATCCTACACCTAAATAATGATTCCATCTATGTAAATGGCAATGATTTATTAGCTTTTGAAACATCTCTTGATTGGGATATAAAAATGATGAGACGTGTAGCAGGAATGATGGCAGGGGGATTGTTTAACGTTAAACTTGATGGTGCAGGAATGGTAGCCATAACTTCTCATTATGAGCCTTTGACTCTACTAGTAACTCCTGATAATCCAGTTATAACAGACCCGAATGCAACTGTGGCTTGGTCAGGCAGTCTTCAACCTGAATTTGTTACTGATATTACGTTAAAAACGTTCTTCGGACGTGGTAGTGGAGAGTCGATTCAAATGAAATTCGCCGGAGAGGGCTTTGTTGTGGTTCAACCGTTTGAGGAAGTGTATTTGGCACAACAACAATAG
- a CDS encoding DegV family protein, protein MERVAWVTDSSVWLDEDIQNRPDVFVEPITIFFEEEEYLDGITITPEQFYTKLRTSQSVPKTSQPPVGKFAQLYNRLHKDFDHIFSIHLSGKLSGTLSSAQQAANLVDIPVTVIDSKILTYPMGVLIREGIRLRDDGKDIKEINSYLTAMANKNETYVLIGSLEQLHRSGRMNSAQFFLGSMLSIKPIISITDGALSVVEKVRSEKKATARIIQLLKDAINNKDIEEIYILFGLNDDKAKGLKEEIKQISSRLKISIFPLGTAIGVHAGEDTLGISWFYK, encoded by the coding sequence ATGGAACGTGTAGCATGGGTAACAGATAGTTCTGTGTGGCTAGATGAAGATATTCAAAATCGACCAGATGTTTTTGTAGAACCAATTACAATTTTTTTTGAGGAAGAGGAATATTTGGATGGAATAACGATTACACCTGAGCAATTCTATACTAAGCTAAGAACATCACAATCTGTTCCTAAAACCTCCCAACCGCCAGTAGGAAAGTTCGCCCAGTTATATAATCGTTTGCATAAAGACTTTGATCATATTTTCTCCATTCATTTATCTGGTAAACTTAGTGGGACGCTATCGTCCGCTCAGCAGGCTGCTAACCTTGTGGATATTCCTGTCACTGTTATAGACTCTAAGATTTTGACCTACCCGATGGGTGTTTTAATTAGAGAAGGTATTCGACTAAGAGATGACGGCAAGGATATTAAGGAGATTAATAGTTATCTTACAGCAATGGCAAATAAAAATGAGACTTATGTATTAATTGGCAGTTTAGAGCAATTACACCGAAGTGGAAGAATGAATAGTGCTCAATTTTTTTTAGGGAGTATGCTAAGTATAAAACCTATCATATCAATTACGGATGGTGCGCTATCTGTGGTGGAGAAGGTAAGGTCAGAAAAAAAAGCTACAGCTAGAATTATACAGCTTCTTAAAGATGCGATAAATAACAAGGATATTGAGGAAATCTATATTCTTTTTGGTTTAAATGATGATAAAGCAAAAGGCTTGAAAGAAGAGATAAAGCAGATATCAAGCAGATTAAAGATTAGTATATTCCCACTAGGTACTGCAATTGGTGTCCACGCAGGTGAAGATACACTAGGGATTAGTTGGTTTTATAAGTAA
- the metA gene encoding homoserine O-acetyltransferase MetA — MPITVPNNLPAKEVLEKENIFIMDETRAFTQDIRPLNIVILNIMPNKEQTETQLLRLLGNTPLQVHITLISPETYKPKTTSRNHLEQFYTTFSDIKERKFDGMIITGAPIEHLEFEEVAYWKELQSILNWTKTNVTSTLHICWGAQAGLYHHYGIRKYSLGKKCSGVFTHRVQRNDSKLVRGFDDIYNVPHSRFTDLDKDDIMNHPELDLLSISDEAGVCLVATKDGKQIFLTGHPEYDITTLDEEFKRDRELQLEVEIPRHYYVNNDPSLTPLHTWKSHANLLFSNWLNYYVYQETPYYWE, encoded by the coding sequence TTGCCAATTACCGTTCCAAATAATTTACCCGCAAAAGAAGTACTTGAGAAAGAAAATATTTTTATCATGGACGAGACAAGGGCCTTTACTCAAGATATTCGACCATTGAACATTGTGATCTTAAATATTATGCCTAATAAGGAACAAACGGAAACGCAATTACTTCGGTTATTAGGAAATACCCCATTGCAAGTACATATTACCCTCATTAGTCCTGAAACCTATAAACCAAAAACAACATCAAGAAATCACTTAGAGCAATTTTATACTACCTTTTCAGATATTAAGGAGAGAAAATTTGACGGCATGATTATTACAGGTGCTCCAATTGAACATTTGGAATTTGAAGAGGTTGCTTACTGGAAGGAATTGCAGTCGATTCTAAATTGGACAAAAACAAATGTAACGTCTACTCTTCACATTTGCTGGGGGGCACAGGCTGGACTCTATCACCATTATGGTATCAGGAAATATAGTCTAGGAAAGAAGTGCTCTGGGGTATTCACTCACAGGGTTCAACGAAATGACAGCAAATTAGTTAGAGGTTTTGATGATATCTATAATGTTCCACATTCTCGGTTTACAGACTTAGATAAGGACGATATCATGAATCATCCTGAGCTAGATCTATTATCAATATCAGACGAGGCTGGAGTTTGTCTTGTGGCTACAAAAGACGGAAAACAAATTTTTCTAACCGGCCACCCTGAATACGATATCACAACACTTGATGAGGAATTTAAAAGAGACAGAGAGTTACAATTAGAAGTTGAGATTCCACGTCACTATTACGTGAATAACGATCCATCACTTACTCCACTTCACACATGGAAATCTCATGCAAACCTTTTGTTTTCCAATTGGTTGAATTATTATGTCTATCAGGAAACTCCTTATTATTGGGAGTGA
- a CDS encoding ABC-F family ATP-binding cassette domain-containing protein, translating into MKMITIENLSKSYAEKQLFEGLSCSITDNERIGVIGVNGTGKSTFLKIIAGAEEADAGSISSSKGFTISYLPQQPDFVEKKTVLEQVFHGDTPLIRLLKEYEEVLLQLEKDSSNPKVQESLYQVQQRMDASNAWEANSNAKAVLTKLGIHDFDRFVGELSGGQKKRVALAQCLIETPDLLILDEPTNHLDYETIKWLEEYLSRYNGALLLVTHDRYFLDRVTNRILELDEGALYSYTGNYGDFLEAKAVREEQELASESKRQNLYRRELAWIRRGAKARTTKQKARIQRFEDLDKVSGPVDKEKVDISIGGSRLGKKVLELKAVSKSFGGHYLLKDFSFLIKPGDRIGIVGNNGTGKSTLLNMLAGRLEVDSGEVEVGSTVKIGYYTQENEDMNDNLRMIEYIKETAEVIKTLDGKVISASQMLERFLFPGHTHGTPIRKLSGGEKRRLYLLKVLMSEPNVLLLDEPTNDLDTQTLTVLEDYIEDFPGVVITVSHDRYFLDKITEQLIVLKGSGLASHYYGSYTDFLEQESQSVKETSTKSTNVDKQEPVASSPKKRKLTYMEQKEWAEIEGEISDLEEKCEQLETSIAQAGSDYGKIHSLMAEQKEKTEELERLIERWSELSEIVEGQ; encoded by the coding sequence ATGAAAATGATAACAATTGAAAATCTTTCAAAGAGCTATGCTGAAAAGCAGTTATTTGAGGGATTGTCCTGCAGTATTACGGACAATGAACGAATAGGAGTAATCGGTGTAAATGGTACAGGGAAATCAACATTTTTAAAAATCATTGCAGGTGCTGAAGAAGCCGATGCGGGAAGTATTTCTAGTTCAAAAGGATTTACGATTAGTTACTTACCTCAGCAACCAGACTTTGTCGAGAAAAAGACAGTTTTAGAGCAAGTGTTCCACGGGGATACTCCATTAATTCGACTCCTTAAAGAATATGAAGAGGTACTACTACAATTAGAAAAGGATTCATCAAATCCGAAAGTGCAAGAAAGCCTTTATCAAGTACAGCAAAGAATGGATGCTAGTAATGCCTGGGAGGCTAACTCTAATGCTAAGGCTGTTCTTACGAAATTGGGAATCCATGATTTTGATCGGTTTGTTGGAGAACTGTCTGGTGGTCAGAAGAAGCGGGTAGCTTTAGCACAATGTTTAATTGAAACACCAGACTTACTAATCTTGGACGAGCCAACGAACCATTTAGATTATGAAACAATTAAATGGTTAGAAGAGTACTTATCAAGATACAATGGTGCATTACTTTTAGTTACCCATGACCGTTACTTTTTAGACCGGGTGACAAATCGTATTTTAGAGCTGGATGAGGGAGCTTTATATAGTTATACAGGAAATTATGGGGATTTTTTAGAAGCAAAAGCAGTTCGAGAAGAGCAGGAACTTGCCAGTGAATCGAAAAGACAAAACCTTTATCGAAGAGAATTAGCTTGGATACGAAGAGGTGCAAAGGCTCGTACTACCAAACAAAAGGCAAGAATACAGCGTTTTGAAGATCTCGATAAGGTGAGTGGTCCTGTTGATAAGGAAAAAGTAGATATTTCTATCGGAGGAAGTAGGTTAGGTAAAAAGGTTCTTGAACTAAAAGCTGTATCCAAGAGCTTTGGAGGACATTACCTATTAAAAGACTTTAGTTTTCTAATAAAACCAGGAGACCGAATTGGAATTGTCGGGAACAATGGTACGGGTAAGTCTACTTTATTAAATATGCTTGCAGGGAGACTAGAAGTTGATTCTGGCGAGGTTGAAGTCGGATCCACCGTAAAAATTGGTTATTATACTCAGGAAAATGAAGATATGAATGATAACCTTCGAATGATTGAATATATCAAGGAAACTGCTGAAGTGATAAAGACCCTTGATGGAAAAGTGATTTCAGCTTCTCAAATGCTCGAGAGATTTTTATTTCCAGGTCATACACATGGCACACCAATTCGAAAGCTATCCGGTGGAGAAAAGCGTAGACTATATCTATTAAAGGTACTTATGTCTGAGCCCAATGTGTTATTACTTGATGAGCCTACAAATGATTTGGATACCCAGACACTAACAGTACTTGAGGATTATATAGAGGATTTTCCGGGAGTCGTAATTACTGTTTCACATGATCGATATTTCTTAGATAAAATTACGGAGCAGCTTATTGTTTTAAAAGGAAGTGGCTTGGCTAGCCATTACTATGGCAGTTATACTGACTTCCTTGAGCAGGAGAGTCAATCTGTCAAAGAGACATCTACTAAGAGTACGAATGTTGATAAACAGGAACCTGTAGCTAGTAGTCCAAAGAAAAGAAAATTAACGTACATGGAGCAAAAAGAATGGGCCGAAATTGAAGGGGAAATTTCTGACCTAGAAGAAAAATGTGAGCAACTTGAAACTAGTATTGCCCAAGCGGGAAGTGATTATGGTAAAATACATTCACTGATGGCTGAGCAAAAGGAAAAAACAGAAGAGCTAGAACGATTAATTGAGCGTTGGTCCGAACTTTCAGAAATTGTTGAAGGACAATAA
- a CDS encoding peptidoglycan-binding protein: MIKSKPTRDAIVVTSVAAGFFLATPLVSEASEMELVPSKYSSPEPIQNQILRYGHTGYSVRVLQTELSKLSHYFGTIDGVYGPKTQEAVRNFQRSAHLKIDGVAGPNTLSKLSDTTKQLKPKTLTMGDRGPEVEALQLKLSKLSYYNGKVDGIFGKITKSAVEAYQKRNKLETNGVANDQTLQHLVQNKNVKGLTITTTKVKHNRNFSVDTGVISLAKNLIGTPYRWGGTKPGGFDCSGFLKYVFGLKGVNIPRTVSEIWNYGKSVDKLSVGDLVFYQTYKRGPSHAGIYLGNGKFIHTSSSKGVTISNMSNSYWKARYLGAKRIVQHK; encoded by the coding sequence ATGATAAAAAGTAAGCCAACTCGTGATGCAATTGTAGTAACATCGGTTGCTGCTGGGTTCTTTCTAGCGACTCCACTTGTATCAGAGGCTTCGGAGATGGAACTGGTTCCATCAAAATATTCTTCTCCTGAACCCATTCAAAATCAAATACTGAGATATGGACATACAGGATACTCTGTACGAGTATTACAAACAGAACTTAGTAAGTTAAGTCATTATTTTGGAACGATAGATGGTGTGTATGGTCCCAAAACTCAAGAAGCAGTTAGAAATTTTCAAAGGAGTGCCCATTTAAAAATCGATGGGGTTGCAGGACCCAATACACTATCGAAGCTTTCAGACACAACGAAACAGCTAAAGCCCAAAACCTTAACAATGGGTGATAGAGGGCCAGAAGTTGAAGCTTTACAATTAAAACTAAGTAAACTTAGCTACTATAACGGAAAAGTAGACGGTATCTTTGGAAAAATCACGAAAAGTGCAGTTGAGGCCTACCAAAAGCGAAATAAGCTTGAAACTAACGGAGTGGCTAATGATCAAACACTGCAGCATTTAGTACAAAATAAGAATGTAAAGGGACTAACAATAACAACAACAAAAGTAAAACACAATCGTAATTTTTCCGTTGATACCGGAGTGATTTCTTTAGCAAAGAACTTAATTGGTACTCCTTATCGCTGGGGTGGGACAAAACCTGGCGGGTTTGATTGTAGCGGCTTTTTAAAATATGTATTCGGATTAAAAGGGGTCAATATTCCCCGTACTGTGAGTGAAATATGGAATTATGGTAAAAGTGTTGATAAATTAAGTGTTGGTGATCTTGTATTTTATCAAACTTATAAACGAGGACCTTCTCATGCTGGAATTTATTTAGGAAATGGTAAGTTTATACACACAAGTTCATCCAAAGGAGTTACAATTAGCAATATGAGTAATTCCTATTGGAAAGCACGTTACTTAGGAGCCAAACGTATTGTTCAACATAAGTAA
- a CDS encoding thermonuclease family protein, whose translation MKRTYLYFISTFLLISILLPTQSFAHNGKKDELGGHFRSSDCAYLLHSPTELARSAKNMNELIALIKANNTNEKCKALLSPDTVDLEGYSFPSSTPKETPASTTPAPKPSAALEMGKTYTATLEKCTDGDTANFNINGTIYKTRFLYIDTPESTTQKEPFGKEASEYTCNFLKQGTIKLETDGGDLFDKYDRLLAWVFVDGKLHQEEITKAGFVEDFYDYGTYKYEDRVIAAMSFAKTNYTGMYEINKPVATTTKESTTESNTSTEDDTIEEDNKDGTEVVSKDTTETDKTDNSTSTVKESTNAETATETKVTEKVLATDELVEETEVGNGYIITGLIVAMFYFMLPRIKLGMGVQPVLAHKLSFKKWWINFILLGVYIALWWLLLIVIVIELIHLAKSRKQSVA comes from the coding sequence TTGAAACGCACTTATCTTTATTTCATCTCTACTTTTCTATTAATATCAATCCTATTACCCACTCAATCTTTTGCTCATAATGGTAAAAAAGATGAACTAGGCGGTCATTTCAGATCATCAGATTGTGCTTATTTACTACACTCACCTACTGAACTGGCTAGATCAGCAAAGAATATGAATGAACTTATCGCATTAATTAAAGCAAACAATACAAATGAAAAATGTAAAGCCTTATTATCACCTGACACAGTAGACTTAGAAGGTTATTCTTTCCCTTCGTCTACACCAAAGGAAACACCTGCATCTACTACTCCAGCACCTAAACCAAGTGCTGCTTTAGAAATGGGTAAAACGTATACGGCAACTCTAGAGAAATGTACAGACGGTGATACGGCTAACTTTAATATTAATGGTACAATATACAAAACTCGTTTCCTCTATATTGATACACCAGAAAGTACTACTCAGAAAGAACCTTTTGGTAAGGAAGCTAGTGAATATACATGTAATTTCTTAAAGCAAGGTACTATTAAACTAGAAACTGATGGTGGCGACTTATTCGATAAGTACGATCGTTTGTTAGCTTGGGTATTTGTAGATGGTAAATTACATCAAGAAGAAATCACTAAAGCTGGCTTTGTTGAAGATTTCTATGACTATGGGACATACAAATATGAGGATCGTGTAATAGCTGCTATGAGTTTTGCCAAAACTAACTATACGGGTATGTATGAAATAAATAAACCAGTGGCAACTACTACTAAGGAATCAACTACTGAATCCAATACATCAACTGAGGATGATACTATAGAGGAAGATAATAAGGATGGAACTGAAGTAGTAAGTAAAGATACAACAGAAACAGATAAAACTGATAATTCTACCTCTACAGTAAAAGAATCAACTAATGCTGAAACTGCTACAGAAACTAAGGTTACTGAGAAAGTATTAGCAACTGATGAATTGGTGGAAGAAACCGAAGTAGGTAATGGTTATATCATCACAGGATTAATTGTAGCAATGTTCTATTTCATGCTTCCAAGAATTAAATTAGGAATGGGAGTTCAACCAGTACTTGCACATAAATTAAGTTTTAAGAAATGGTGGATCAACTTTATACTTTTAGGTGTCTATATTGCATTATGGTGGCTATTACTGATTGTAATTGTTATTGAATTGATACACTTAGCTAAATCAAGAAAACAGTCCGTTGCTTAA
- a CDS encoding formate--tetrahydrofolate ligase, translating to MNTSTNVKSDIEIAQQAEMKAITQIANDLDIKTEELEPYGHYKAKLSLDILKRLETKQDGKVILVTAISPTPAGEGKSTVTVGLGQAFNKLGKKAIVAMREPSLGPTMGIKGGATGGGYSQVLPMEDINLHFTGDLHAITTANNALAALLDNHIHQGNQLNIDARRVVWKRVVDLNDRALRNVIVGLGGPIQGVPREDGFDITVASEIMAIFCLATDVQDLKKRLARIVVAYNYDKKPVTVGDLGVEGALTLLLKEAIKPNLVQTLEHTPAIIHGGPFANIAHGCNSVIATKMAAKLGEYVITEAGFGADLGAEKFLNIKARTSQIKPEAVVIVSTIRALKMHGGVPKNNLKEENVEALNKGMENLQKHIETIQAFGLPFVVAVNRFITDTNEEIDAIIKWCEKNNFPVSLSEVWEKGGEGGLDLASKLISEIEKGENNFAPLYDLSDSIENKIRTIATKVYGAAGVEFSTKAKNQMAAFEGEGWGNLPICMAKTQYSFSDNPALLGRPRDFTITIRELKPSIGAGFIVALTGDVMTMPGLPKQPAALNMDVDADGKAQGLF from the coding sequence ATGAATACTTCAACGAATGTTAAATCTGATATTGAAATAGCTCAGCAAGCAGAAATGAAAGCGATTACCCAAATCGCCAATGACTTGGATATAAAGACGGAGGAATTAGAACCTTATGGACACTACAAGGCTAAATTATCTCTGGACATTCTTAAGCGTTTAGAAACAAAACAAGACGGTAAAGTTATACTAGTTACCGCAATAAGTCCTACACCAGCAGGTGAAGGTAAATCAACGGTTACTGTTGGATTAGGCCAAGCGTTTAATAAGCTTGGTAAAAAAGCGATTGTGGCAATGCGTGAGCCTTCTCTTGGACCAACAATGGGAATTAAGGGTGGGGCAACAGGTGGTGGCTATTCTCAAGTACTACCAATGGAAGATATCAACCTCCACTTCACTGGGGATTTACATGCAATCACAACTGCAAATAATGCACTTGCAGCACTTTTAGATAATCATATTCATCAAGGAAATCAATTGAATATTGATGCAAGACGAGTTGTTTGGAAACGCGTAGTTGATTTAAATGATCGTGCGTTACGAAATGTAATCGTAGGATTAGGCGGTCCAATACAAGGTGTACCTCGTGAGGATGGATTTGATATCACAGTAGCTTCAGAGATAATGGCTATTTTCTGTTTGGCAACTGATGTGCAGGATTTAAAGAAAAGATTAGCAAGAATTGTAGTTGCTTATAACTATGACAAAAAGCCTGTTACTGTTGGGGATCTTGGGGTAGAAGGTGCACTAACATTATTATTGAAGGAAGCTATTAAGCCAAACCTAGTTCAAACGCTAGAGCATACTCCAGCGATTATTCATGGTGGTCCTTTTGCAAATATTGCCCATGGTTGTAATAGTGTAATCGCTACAAAAATGGCAGCTAAACTAGGTGAATATGTCATTACTGAAGCAGGTTTTGGTGCAGATTTAGGTGCTGAAAAATTCCTTAACATTAAAGCGAGAACTTCTCAAATCAAACCTGAAGCAGTTGTTATTGTTTCAACTATTCGTGCATTGAAAATGCATGGGGGCGTTCCGAAAAATAATTTAAAAGAAGAAAATGTTGAAGCGCTTAATAAAGGAATGGAAAATCTACAAAAGCATATTGAAACCATTCAAGCTTTTGGCTTACCGTTCGTGGTTGCAGTAAATCGATTTATTACTGATACAAATGAAGAAATTGATGCGATCATCAAATGGTGCGAAAAGAACAATTTCCCGGTTTCTCTGTCCGAAGTGTGGGAAAAAGGTGGGGAAGGTGGATTGGACCTTGCTTCTAAGTTGATTTCAGAGATTGAAAAAGGTGAAAATAACTTTGCTCCTTTATATGATTTATCTGATTCAATTGAGAACAAGATTAGAACCATTGCAACAAAGGTGTATGGAGCAGCGGGTGTAGAATTCTCTACAAAGGCAAAGAACCAAATGGCTGCTTTTGAGGGTGAAGGCTGGGGCAATCTTCCAATTTGTATGGCAAAAACACAATATTCCTTCTCAGACAATCCAGCACTATTAGGAAGACCTAGAGACTTTACAATTACGATAAGAGAACTCAAACCATCAATTGGAGCTGGATTTATCGTTGCGCTCACAGGTGATGTTATGACAATGCCAGGGTTACCAAAACAGCCAGCTGCATTAAATATGGACGTAGATGCAGATGGAAAAGCACAAGGCTTATTCTAA